Proteins encoded within one genomic window of Triticum aestivum cultivar Chinese Spring chromosome 2D, IWGSC CS RefSeq v2.1, whole genome shotgun sequence:
- the LOC123050560 gene encoding transcription factor MYB80 — protein sequence MAARRSKIQTHTRKKAARARDAPPTGAKGGPGGGGGADMGRIPCCEKENVKRGQWTDEEEDKLLSYIMQYGARNWRLIPKNAGLQRCWRSCRLRWANYLRLKLKHGEITDAEEQCIIKLHSVLSDRWAVIAAQLPGRTSWDVKNHWNIKLKKKLSGMETPRGAAALQEQQRRTLVFFFNESAASNLRRNRRGAGGSTSGATTA from the exons ATGGCCGCACGCCGATCGAAAATTCAGACACACACTCGCAAGAAGGCAGCGCGGGCGCGCGACGCACCGCCCACCGGCGCGAAAGGCGGCccgggaggtggtggaggcgccgaCATGGGCCGGATCCCATGCTGCGAGAAGGAGAACGTGAAGCGCGGGCAGTggacggacgaggaggaggacaagCTGCTCTCCTACATCATGCAGTACGGCGCGCGCAACTGGCGTCTCATCCCCAAGAACGCCG GGCTGCAGCGGTGCTGGAGGAGCTGCCGGCTGCGGTGGGCCAACTACCTGCGGCTCAAGCTCAAGCACGGCGAGATCACTGACGCCGAGGAGCAGTGCATCATCAAGCTGCACTCCGTACTGAGCGACAG GTGGGCGGTGATCGCGGCCCAGCTGCCGGGGCGGACGAGCTGGGACGTCAAGAACCACTGGAACATCAAGCTCAAGAAGAAGCTGTCCGGGATGGAGACACCCCGTGGGGCAGCGGCGTTGCAGGAGCAGCAGCGGCGGACCCTAGTTTTTTTTTTTAACGAAAGCGCGGCCTCTAATCTCCGACGGAACCGACGAGGTGCAGGAGGTAGCACATCCGGTGCAACAACAGCCTGA
- the LOC123055123 gene encoding receptor-like serine/threonine-protein kinase SD1-8 — MRAPPPSLLPLLLATAFLSPSPSIATDKLDQTASIAGNQTLESAGGVFRLGFFVPPGSSDGRAYLGIWYASIPEKTVVWVANRRNPVVRPPGVLTLSSDGRLVILDGRNATVWSSDNAAGSGGVATRATAQLLDNGDLVVSHGGESQSGSTTGRTSVAWESFDYPTDTLLPGMKLGVDGRSGISRNITSWRSAADPSPGAYTFKLVSGGLPEFFLFRGLSKTYASGPWNGAELTGVPNLKSRDFIFTVLSNPDETYYTYYVSDPSVLSRFVLNGTTGQVQRFSWHRGGGGGGGWSGFWHFPLDPCDSYARCGAFGYCDVGQSPLCSCLPGFRPRSPQRWSLGDGSGGCVRTTNLSCGAGDGFWTVSRMKLPEATSATVHAGVTMDQCRKMCLGNCSCRAYAAADVSGGINRGCVIWAVDLIDMRQYPEVVQDVYIRLAQSEVDALTAAANRRSHVVVVIAAVAAISGVLLLGAFAFGCLCFWRNRAAPAGSRDNELPLRATKLKRPRDDQRFSEENKMSGEEDDLDLRVFDLAVILAATNNFAADSKIGQGGFGPVYLGRLEDGQEVAVKRLSRKSAQGVEEFKNEVKLIAKLQHRNLVRLLGCCIDGDERMLVYEFMHNNSLDTFIFGDEEKRKLLRWKTRFEIIAGIARGLLYLHEDSRLRIIHRDMKASNVLLDRNMIPKISDFGIARMFGGDQTTAYTLKVIGTYGYMSPEYAMDGVFSMKSDIYSFGVMVLEIVTGKKNRGFYDVELDLNLLGYAWTLWKEGRSTELLDEAMMGSSCDHSQVRRCIQVALLCVDMHPRNRPLMSSVVMMLVAENATLPEPNEPGGNIRRSTSDGELSQTQSVNVVEGWWRLEIRGGGVGRNYV; from the exons ATGAGGGCGCCGCCGCCCTCCCTGCTTCCTCTCCTGCTCGCCACCGCCTTCCTGTCCCCGTCCCCCTCGATCGCCACCGACAAGTTGGACCAGACCGCGTCCATCGCCGGCAACCAGACGCTCGAGTCGGCCGGCGGAGTGTTCAGGCTCGGCTTCTTCGTCCCACCCGGCAGCTCCGACGGCAGGGCCTACCTCGGCATATGGTACGCCAGCATCCCGGAGAAGACGGTCGTGTGGGTCGCCAATCGCCGGAATCCGGTCGTCAGACCTCCCGGCGTCCTCACTCTCTCTTCCGACGGCCGGCTTGTGATCCTCGACGGCCGTAACGCCACCGTGTGGTCCTCCGACAACGCTGCCGGCTCGGGCGGCGTAGCCACCCGCGCCACCGCGCAGCTGCTCGACAACGGCGACCTGGTCGTGAGCCACGGCGGGGAAAGTCAAAGTGGATCGACGACGGGTCGGACCAGCGTGGCGTGGGAGAGTTTCGACTACCCGACGGACACGCTGCTCCCCGGCATGAAGCTCGGGGTGGACGGCAGGAGCGGCATCTCCAGGAACATCACGTCGTGGCGCAGCGCGGCCGACCCCTCGCCGGGGGCCTACACGTTCAAGCTCGTCAGCGGCGGGCTGCCGGAGTTCTTCCTCTTCCGGGGCCTGTCCAAGACGTACGCCAGCGGGCCGTGGAACGGCGCGGAGCTCACCGGCGTGCCCAACCTCAAGTCCAGGGACTTCATATTCACGGTCCTGTCCAACCCCGACGAGACCTACTACACCTACTACGTCAGCGACCCGTCGGTGCTGTCGCGCTTCGTCCTCAACGGCACGACGGGGCAGGTGCAGCGCTTCTCGTGGcaccgcggcggcggaggcggaggcggctggagCGGCTTCTGGCACTTCCCGCTCGACCCGTGCGACAGCTACGCCAGGTGCGGGGCGTTCGGGTACTGCGACGTCGGCCAGTCCCCGCTGTGCAGCTGCCTGCCGGGGTTCCGGCCGCGGTCGCCTCAGCGGTGGAGCCTCGGGGACGGCTCCGGCGGCTGCGTCAGGACGACCAACCTGAGCTGCGGGGCCGGAGACGGGTTCTGGACAGTGAGCCGGATGAAGCTGCCGGAGGCGACCAGCGCGACGGTGCACGCCGGCGTGACCATGGACCAGTGCAGGAAGATGTGCCTCGGCAACTGCAGCTGCAGGGCGTACGCGGCGGCGGACGTCAGCGGGGGCATCAACCGCGGGTGCGTCATCTGGGCCGTGGATCTGATCGACATGCGGCAGTACCCGGAGGTCGTGCAGGATGTGTACATCCGGCTCGCGCAGTCCGAGGTTGATGCCTTGACCGCTGCCG CTAACCGGCGAAGCCatgtcgtggttgtgatcgccgccGTGGCGGCTATCTCCGGCGTGCTTCTTCTGGGGGCCTTTGCCTTTGGCTGTCTTTGTTTCTGGAGAAACAGGGCGGCGCCGGCCGGCAGTCGGGACAACGAGCTTCCATTAAGGGCCACAAAACTTAAACGCCCACGGGACGATCAGCGGTTCTCCGAAGAGAACAAGATGAGCGGCGAGGAAGATGATCTTGACCTTCGGGTGTTCGATCTGGCAGTGATTCTGGCCGCCACAAACAACTTCGCTGCCGACAGTAAGATTGGACAAGGTGGATTTGGCCCTGTCTATCTG GGAAGGCTTGAGGATGGGCAAGAAGTGGCTGTGAAGAGGCTGTCAAGGAAATCAGCACAGGGGGTGGAGGAATTCAAGAACGAGGTGAAGCTCATAGCCAAGCTCCAGCACAGGAACCTGGTGAGGCTGCTCggctgctgcatcgacggcgaCGAGAGGATGCTCGTCTACGAGTTCATGCACAACAACAGCCTCGACACCTTCATATTTGGTG ATGAAGAAAAGCGCAAGTTACTAAGATGGAAAACGCGCTTCGAGATCATCGCAGGAATCGCACGGGGCCTGCTCTATCTCCACGAGGATTCAAGGCTCCGGATCATCCACAGGGATATGAAGGCAAGCAACGTGTTGTTGGACAGAAACATGATCCCCAAAATCTCGGACTTTGGCATTGCGAGGATGTTCGGTGGTGACCAGACAACCGCATACACCTTGAAAGTCATTGGGACATA CGGCTACATGTCACCAGAGTATGCCATGGATGGCGTGTTCTCCATGAAATCCGATATCTACAGCTTTGGTGTCATGGTGCTAGAGATCGTCACCGGCAAGAAGAATCGAGGCTTTTACGACGTCGAGCTTGATCTAAACCTCCTCGGTTAT GCGTGGACGTTGTGGAAGGAAGGCAGAAGCACTGAACTACTTGATGAGGCGATGATGGGCAGTAGCTGTGATCACAGCCAGGTGCGGAGATGCATACAGGTTGCTCTCTTGTGTGTTGACATGCATCCTAGGAATAGGCCACTCATGTCTTCAGTTGTCATGATGTTGGTTGCCGAGAATGCCACGCTGCCAGAGCCAAATGAGCCTGGAGGAAACATCAGAAGGAGCACGTCGGACGGAGAATTGTCCCAAACTCAAA GCGTGAATGTCGTGGAAGGCTGGTGGAGACTAGAGATCAGAGGAGGTGGGGTTGGACGAAATTATGTCTAA